Proteins encoded by one window of Rutidosis leptorrhynchoides isolate AG116_Rl617_1_P2 chromosome 7, CSIRO_AGI_Rlap_v1, whole genome shotgun sequence:
- the LOC139858068 gene encoding pentatricopeptide repeat-containing protein At2g20710, mitochondrial-like, which produces MTLISILRSNSKLTTKNYITISRALYFSTETKIINEEQQKVPPISKKNDNLYRRISPVGDPKASMIPILEQWQNEGKTVRFDQLIVIIKSLRKFNRYTHALQLSEWMANKKPKLQPAGVAVHLDLISRVKGLEEAEKYFNSTPDDVKNLQVYGALLNCYAVTKSVEKAEATAEKMKQFGMMTTLSYNSMLNLYKKVGDNEKLDKVYQEMTEMGVRCDKPTYYIRLSSYAAACNIKKMEDVLENMEKNSDLNVDWNTYVIASGGYLKSGLLDKSFEMLKKAEALIRGNSKGAAWEILLRMYASLGKKDDVYRIWNLYKTSWRKVYNRGYSAMMHALTKVDDIEGAEKLLAEWESEKLSYDFRIVNMLINAFCNNGLLGKAEAYVDRIVDMGKRPPSSTWCIFVTAYVKKNEMDKAFEMVKKCVASEDKRGCRLSRDIFDSCVEYLEEKGSLGILEEFKKTFEGRIVVMQTSDDAESVGDEVDEGFDEIEGANR; this is translated from the exons ATGACATTGATATCAATTCTCCGATCAAACAGTAAATTAACAACAAAAAATTACATTACAATTTCTAGGGCTTTGTATTTCTCAACAGAAACCAAAATAATCAACGAAGAACAACAAAAAGTACCCCCAATTTCAAAGAAAAATGACAATTTGTACAGAAGGATATCACCTGTTGGTGATCCTAAAGCTTCAATGATACCGATACTTGAACAATGGCAGAATGAAGGTAAAACCGTTAGATTTGATCAACTCATTGTCATTATTAAAAGCCTTCGTAAGTTCAATCGTTACACACACGCTCTTCAG CTTTCAGAATGGATGGCTAACAAAAAGCCAAAACTGCAACCGGCTGGCGTTGCGGTTCATTTAGATTTAATATCAAGAGTTAAAGGGCTAGAAGAAGCAGAAAAATACTTCAATAGCACGCCAGACGACGTTAAAAATCTTCAAGTTTACGGTGCTCTTTTGAATTGTTACGCAGTCACAAAATCAGTCGAAAAAGCAGAAGCTACTGCAGAGAAGATGAAGCAATTTGGTATGATGACAACACTTTCTTACAACTCCATGCTCAACTTGTATAAAAAAGTCGGAGATAACGAAAAGCTCGACAAAGTTTATCAAGAAATGACAGAAATGGGCGTTCGTTGCGATAAACCAACTTACTACATTCGATTAAGTTCTTACGCAGCTGCTTGTAACATTAAAAAAATGGAAGATGTTCTTGAAAATATGGAAAAAAATTCTGATTTAAATGTGGATTGGAACACGTATGTTATTGCATCGGGTGGGTATTTAAAATCCGGGTTACTAGATAAATCTTTTGAAATGTTAAAAAAAGCAGAGGCGTTAATACGTGGTAACTCGAAAGGTGCAGCTTGGGAAATTCTTCTTCGAATGTACGCGTCTTTAGGTAAAAAGGACGATGTTTATCGTATATGGAATTTATATAAAACGTCATGGCGTAAAGTGTATAACCGAGGTTATTCGGCTATGATGCACGCGTTAACGAAAGTAGATGATATCGAAGGAGCCGAAAAACTATTAGCTGAATGGGAATCGGAAAAATTATCTTATGATTTTCGAATAGTTAATATGCTGATTAATGCTTTTTGCAACAACGGTCTTTTGGGTAAAGCTGAAGCGTACGTTGATCGAATTGTGGATATGGGGAAACGGCCTCCATCGAGTACGTGGTGTATTTTCGTGACTGCTTATGTTAAAAAGAATGAGATGGATAAAGCGTTTGAAATGGTGAAAAAGTGTGTGGCTTCTGAGGATAAACGCGGGTGCAGATTGAGTCGTGATATTTTTGATTCGTGTGTTGAGTATTTGGAAGAAAAGGGTAGTTTGGGGATATTGGAAGAGTTTAAGAAAACGTTCGAGGGTAGAATTGTTGTTATGCAAACGTCTGATGATGCGGAATCTGTAGGTGATGAAGTTGATGAGGGTTTTGATGAAATTGAAGGGGCTAATCGTTGA